The following DNA comes from Quercus robur chromosome 1, dhQueRobu3.1, whole genome shotgun sequence.
TGGTTTGTCTCGGACCTCATTAACCAGGAGCAGAAAATGTGGTATAGTGAAATTATACGGGCAAATTTCCATAAGGAGGATGCCGATGCTATTCTCAAAATTCCCCTAAGCCATAGACAAGCCTCGGATATGATATTGTGGTTACATACAAAGAAGGGCATTTATTCGGTCAAATCCGGCTACCATGTGGCACGGCAGCTCAAGAAGATGGAGGCATGGGCAGAAGCATCAGCTGGTCCAATTGGTGTTCAGGTGTGGTCTAAACTTTGGATGCTTAACGTGCCTAAGAAAATTAAAGTATTTGGGTGGTGAGCTTGTCAAAATATCCTGCCAACCCGGGCTAATCTTAGGCGACGAAAAGTCATGGATGAAGATGTGTGCATGCTCTGTTCAAGAGAGGCCGAAACAGGGGTCCATGCTCTGTGGGATTGCGCCGTTGCAAGGGATGTCTGGGCGGGTAGTCTGGTTCGGCTGCAAAAATGGAGCGTGGGTCAACAGGATGTTCTTCAATTATTTCAAGAACTGATGATCCGGTTAGCCACAGCTGAGTTCAAGCTTTTCCTGGTTCAGTCTTGGCTAATTTGGAGCCAAAGAAACACCGTAGTTCATGGGGGAAAAATGAAAGACCCGAGATGGCTCAATAAGAGGGCATGGGATTACCTTAATGAGTTTCAGCAATCACAAGACCAATTGAATCCCCAGCTGCAATGATTGACTACAAACACCTGGGTTGCTCCTACGGATCCGGTCTACAAGCTAAATTTTGATGCCGCAATATTCAAGGAGTTGAACTGCTCTGGAGTTGGAGTTATAATACGGAACGCAAATGGAGAGGTTATGGCAGCCATGTCTGCAAAAGGACCGCCGGTTGAGGATAGTGAAGTGGCAGAAACGCTGGCTTGTCGAAAGGCGATGGAGTTTGCAATTGATGCAGGTTTTTCGGAGCTGATCATCGAGGGAGACAACGTGGCTGTGATGTCCTCACTTTCACATGGTGGACCTAATTTGTCTCGGATTGGTCACGTTGTGCAGGATATTCAGTGGCTTGCAACAGGACTTCGATGGGCTCAGTTTAGTCATGTGAAGCGAAGTGCTAACTCAGTGGCACACGTACTTGCTAGGTATGCTAAAAATGTAATAGAGGAAATGATATGGTTGGAGGAAACTCCACCACCTGCTGTAGAAGCCCTGTTTTTGGATTGTATGCATTTATCTGAATGAATGAATGAGAAGAtcggtttcaaaaaaaaaaaaaaaaaaaaaagaactagaaTGCACCTCAACAGCTCAAATAAAATAGCTGCTTTCAAATCACCATTAGAATCATTGACATGCCCATTTGAGTTAATGGATCAGCAAACAGTTTTTGTTCAGAGTTCAGAGCACAAGAAATAACCATCCTGACACTACTGTCAAAAAGATATACTTGATTAGTAGATCCTCCTAAGTAATGTCATATTACAGATaatcatacaattttttttacaactcaTACTGTgacaaattatgaaaatattttaattatgcTAATTTAAGCAATTATTATAGGACATATTGTagctataaaattagttgtaatctTATGTTATaactttacttaataaaataaacattactacatattttgaaaatctaatcgttgaattgcatgttttttatgctcttaatatatatgtcaaattttgtgtcaatcagatattatttattatataatctataaatttatattttatgtttgtaatttaaacaatttattgatgacatgattattgataattaaatttctagaaattttgcaagcacagaggatataagaagaaaatgtaatttaatgttagatttatcaaaattcacctctaataaaaaaaaatgtattaaataagattgtaattttaagttacaactaattttatagaTAAACTTTGTCAATAATTatatatgatttcttttttctttttcttttttgttcttataaAGATGCCTTAGCGAAAAAGTTGTCGTGCAGAATTTAATCATTCTGTTTATATTGTCAAATAGGAAGACCAGCAAATTATTTGTTTGAGAAAATTTGGTGAACGAAACGGTTAGGGGAAGAAGACAAAAACGTTTTCCCAACCGCCTTTTTATCTGTGGCCATACAAAAAATGCTGAGATTAATTGTCGGAAATTATAATTCTAGACTTGTGATTAGTAGAAGTTCTGCTTATTGCCCACAACGTTAGAACTTTTTCACTTTGCAcactcccttttttttattgtaatataGTTGAAATTAAGAGCCATGGATGGTAggtgtatgagttttatttctttacaattaagaagttactaggaacttatattactacatagccactacttgctccttgttagcgttggtcagcctaaagactcgttggcaaaccatagtttcaCGTTGGTCAGCCCCTTTGTTGTAGCTGACGAACAGGCGTGTGTTTGGGTGGTCTCGCAATGGAGTTTCCCGAGGAGGTGGTCCCGATAGCAAGGataccagtggttagtaatagttccaccagtaattattaattgcttagaaagagaataaatacatttatcagctcatcatctgtttgcttgttcacacttaggttaggcacacactaatttgaaacatggactatgatgatatagattatgatgaaggttatagcatgaaagatatagatTATAATTGGTCAAATAGTGATATGGATTATGAAACTGATTCTGATTCTGACAGTAAAATtgatgattataattataatggtaacaaaaataattagagTACTTTAACAGAAGATAAAATCAACCGACAGACTAATAAacacaataatagttttttagacagaattaatagaaaattagaatctttagaaaatattgacagatctgctatatatactaaagttgaaaagaaaaatgatagttttttggacctctatgaaagaatgaaagctttaaattcacattttaaaaaagaaatagaatttggACCTCATCAAAGATCATCTTTTACAGAAACTATGACAGATAATTGGTATATAAATAATGATAAGAACTTACAGATGTTAAAAACAACTGACAGAAGAATTGATAAAGAAACTGGCCCTATTAAGGAAAGAGTAACACGTAtagaagataaaataaaagatctcacaaaagaaagaagtacTATAGAAAATGACAGACTAAAAGAAATGGTGGAaaagcaaaataatagagaagtTTCTAGTTCAGTACAAATTATATGTAAAGAGCTAGACACAGATAGACAAAAGAACCTAATAGAGACAGACAAGAAAGAATCTCTACATGAGAAGctaatagataataataaagaaataataaaaaaaggaatggtaaaataataataaagaaataataaaaaaaggaatggtAAAAGAGATAAAAGAAGTGTTTGAAAGACAGAATAGTGAACAAACCAATTCAAAAGATGGAACTCTACATAAAGGATTAGATATAGGAAAAGACAtagtaaaacaaagaaacatgacaaagaaagagacaaaaGATGATAGTCCTAGAAATAATGATAATGGTTTGAAAGAATtgtatgaaagaaaaaagaatgaaataataCGTAGGAAGTTAGATacaaaagagatagaaagagaTAGTGTAGTAAAAGCAAAAGAGGAAATAGTGAAAGAAGTAGTcaatagaaaagacaaaaagtgtaatagtttaagggaaaaaattgatgaaagactagaattaattgaaagatctaTAATAGATACCCAAAATGATAGTTTGAcagaattaactaaaaaaatgaaaattctaaaTTCACCTTTAGAAatagatagagaaagagacataacagttttaaatactattgaGTTATCAGATAATAAGAAAACTGACAGACATGTTAACAatactatttgtcataaatgcaAAGGATATGgacatactaaaaaacaatgtgacagacataatagaattgttaaacaaattagtaaattagaatttgagaaagatattataaaagaaTTAATGGAAATATTCAATGTTAGTCAAAAAGAAATAgatcaaataaagaaagagttaaaatCAACCAATCCACTTAagactaataaaagaaaaagacaacaaaaagacataataataaaactgaTAGAAAATCTACCAAATCACTATAATgacaagaaagaatatttattaaaattgaaagactCTATAGAAATACCTATTGCTTGCATTAGGTGTAGGAAATATGGACACCATGTTACAGAATGccgaaagaaagagaaagaaaaagacaagaaagaaaaggtaaaaatgaaaataaaacaagatgATGAAGAGATAAAACCAGTAGCTCTATAAGACTTAATGACAGAAGCAAAAAtagtaaaacaagaaattaaagaagaaaatccGACGGACATAAATGAACATAATATTgtaaaagaattttctaatccCATGATAGACCCCCTTGATCCTCCTACAGATAAAGAAGTTACAGATATTAATGTTTCAAACAATAGTAATAAATTTGATAGACAGAATTTCTTAAGTTTAATTGACAgagtaattttcaaaaaatggcaTACAGAAATCACTatacaagaaagattaataTCCTTAAAgtactataaaaaatcatctgAAAGATTAATTCAGGCCAATGgagaaaaactaataattaattataaaatacctaTTGTTCATATATGCCATGATGGAATATATTTTGAGACagtctttgttttaattaaagaccttctttctaaaattattttagaaattccTTTTATGACTTTAATTTATCCCTTTTTAGTGACAGATGaaggaattaaaactaatatattggaaaaagatatattctttaaattcattgtaccaCCTGTCTTGAAAGAAATACACTCTTCCAAAAAGGCTACTATTTTAACAGATATCAACGAAAGAGGAATCTATAGAACAGAAAGAAGTTTGTCATCTTTAAAGACAGAAATATTGCTTGTTAATCAATTgacagaaaatgacaaaaagaaagtTAAACAAGACAAAGAGACAgagatatgtttttattttcctattgcTTTTTTGCATAAAGTCCAATCTACAGAAGAACTCAGTAGAAAAGGCATAAAAGATGGAAATATGAATACAATCTTTTGTAATCAATATGCATGGACTAATAGTATATGGACTGACAGATGGCAACTTGAGACTATTGCCCCTACACCAAATATAGATGGTACAATTATTATTCCTTTTAATAATATTGACAGACATACTGATAGTCTCATAAGACTGATAGAAGTACTAaacaaaatagtaataaatGACAAATGTACACCCTTTATAGCATCtttaaatattcatataacagatattttaataaaagaatctTTGACAGACTCTTCTTTattaatcattaaagaaaatattaattgtggTAATCTCTTGAATAATGACAGATTTAATCTCCCCATAGACAGAATTAATCCCCTGATAGATTGTCCTATTAATGAAAGACTTTATGAAGAGATATATAGTAGTACATGCATGGATAGAATCATACTAGATTTTAGAAATATCCTGAATATCACTTACCCTGACAGATCCCATCATGACTACTCTAATACTATTGCTACTCAACAAGAGCACAAAAGTgtacaaagaaaagtttgttttataaatgtttttcttgtttttcttataaaatatttcaaaagaatttcACAGAAAGATAGAGGCaaaagaatttcaaaagaaGTTTTGACAGAAAATATTTGTTCCAAACATAATCCTTTTCCCAAAACCCAATTGCAGACTACCATGAGTAAAAGATTCTCTCAGAAAGACAAGGGCAAGGCACCAGCGGTGCAACCCAGAGGTTTCCGAAAGCCCTCAGTAAAAATTTCGGATATGCATGAAGGCGTCTCGATAGAGACAATATCCCTTCAGGATACGTTGCTAGCAGAGGCAATGTATTCATGTGGTAATAAAAGTGTAATTCTGCAAAAAGTGCTCGACAGTGATCTTATGTTTCAAGACGGAGAATTTACAGACCTTCCTCTTCATATTAAACTACTTCTTGATAATTTACAGGCAGCATTCACCCTCAGACAGAAACCCTTATTCCAAATGACCCTTCAGGCTTTGGAATTACATCTTGTTAGCACCGGGGCATTTATTGAAGCACTCGGTTGTCAACTCCCTGGTAAGGAGGATGGAGATTCAAGCTCCACAAAGACAGAACTACAGTCTCTAAAAAGCTATCTTATgggaacaagcttttcaaagctTCACCCTAAGATTCAGCAAAAAACGAGACTTGCTATTAGAACCTTACCCCTGAAATCCAACAGAATATATTAACTCATAAAGCTATAACAAGTTCTTATGACAGATGGATGTATCTTTTTAAAGTATTAATCTCTACAGCATTTATCAGAACAGAAGACATGACAGGTGATATATGGTTATCTCATAAGGCTAAATGGTATGACAGCTTTGGAAATT
Coding sequences within:
- the LOC126689456 gene encoding uncharacterized protein LOC126689456, with the protein product MDEDVCMLCSREAETGVHALWDCAVARDVWAGSLVRLQKWSVGQQDVLQLFQELMIRLATAEFKLFLVQSWLIWSQRNTVVHGGKMKDPRWLNKRAWDYLNEFQQSQDQLNPQLQ